The Rosa rugosa chromosome 3, drRosRugo1.1, whole genome shotgun sequence sequence CTTTAAGAAGATGCATGCATTCTACTCATGCATGTTTCTAGCGGACAATGAATGATTTGATTGTAGAAAGCCGCTATGCGAGGCTTTCTATATATCATGTGTGCATGCATGCAATGAGATAGCCCAAACGCCAAAGCAGCTTGGGCTAACTTGTGTTAGGCGGCGAGAGAGAAAGGGATGTGATGATGAACCATGGTTAGGCCAAAGGGATGATCGAGGATGATGAAAATTGAGAAGCATGCAGCTGATGATCGATTGAGGATCAGATGAGTTGAAGATTGAAGTTGATGAAGGAGGAGCCAAATGCATTCGGAATATATGATGATCATGAGTAGTAGTAGTGCTACTAGCGATGAGCTGGAATTGGAATTAATGGTGCAGCAGGAAGGGCCATGTTTACGCCTGTGGCACAGCAAAACACACTGTCAAAGATATTAGTATGTGCCTCGCTATCTAGCCCTTCCGGCCATATATAAAGTAATCAAACAAgaaattattgttattattattattataccTGGTGATTGCAAGGCAGGTGAGGGTGCAAGAGACATGGAAGGAGCATAGTGCTGGTAGCCTCCTAGTCCAGCAGCTGAATACTGATAGAGATTATGATGATGGTGTGGGTATTGGATGCCACCATAGCCAACATTCTGCGCCCCAGAAGTAGTATAGGCAGCGGCACCTCCATTCGCTGCTTCTCCGTATTGAAGATACGGGTAAAAAGCCGCTGCCGCAGCTCCTCCCGTCAGCATCCCGCCCGTTCCATACACTGGATACTGGCTTGTTGCTCCACCTCCGTACAGACCGTAGTAGTTCtgaatatatatacaaatatgcCACATAATTCACATTAACTAATTGCACAACACAAATTGTGTCACTTAATTATACGTATATCCTAGCTAGTttaaatgtgtgtgtgtttggaaGAAGGAGATCATTAACATATTGAAAGGTAAAGACAAGCTTGTGCAAATCACGTACCGTAGGGTAAGTGTAGTCTGTCGAGTATGGAGAGTACCTGAAAATGAAATAGAGCGTGttcaaagaaatgaaaaattaaaagcTTCATTAGCTGCAGGTATGTCAAGCAAGGAATGCCCAGCCATATTGTATTTGCATGAGAGAGAGTAGGGTTTCTTTAATGATTGAGCCAGTACACGTGCAGCTTGGTACAAATAAATACTGCtagcagatatatatatatatatatatatatatatatatatatatatatatatatatatatatatatatatatatatatgatcgatGTTGAGGGTACAaaaaccattagctagcttgcACAAtatcatgatgatgatgatgaatgaagaattaaGATCGATATATATAGTTAATATAGTAGTCGTACCCTGCGGTGGCATAAAGATTgtaagcagcagcagcagcagctggaATCCCTTGTTGAATGGCGGCATAATGATGATGAGCTGGGAATGCGGTTGCTGCAGAAGCTGCTGCAAAGCCCGATCCCactccaactccaactccacCTGCAGCTTGGAATATTGATCCCGCCATTACCCTAAAGTTcctacctcctcctcctccacctgtCCAAATAATTTTTTCATTGTTAATTTAATTTCCAACAACCATAATACTACGTAATAGGTGTTGGCTCAACTACCTACTTACATTAACTAAATAATTTGTAAGATTGATGAGAACATCACATTTCCAAACTCCAAACACTGGGAAGAAGATGATTGCAACAACCGTTGCCAAATCAACATTACTAGTATAACTGATCCAACTAATTAGTACTCCAATTTGTTATTCATGTAATTGTTCTTTAATTATATTAATGCAATTTTCACCTTATTAATTTGCAGCTCATACATTATCAAAGTAAGTGGTCATTACATAAACAAAGTGCTTTAACATTATATTGAATAAAGTAGTTCTTGTTTAAGTAACAGAGACCTCAAATTGTGATAACTGATACATGCATGTAACCTAGTTAAAGTGTCTTTTACATGCGGAAGTGACTTTACTctctttcaaaagaaaaaatatatttgcAAAAACAATAACGTTTAATGAGGAAGAataatcctttcaaaaaaaaaaaaaatgaggaagaATAATTAATTTTCCATAAACCAGTTATTAATAAGTAACATTAGTAGGGAAATCGATCAGAtcatctttttttatttatacatatgtatagtAACATGAAATCACGATGTCATGAAACTTGGATAGATCTGATATAATTAACCCCGCTTAGGGAAAAGAAATAAgagaataaaaagaaaaaaaaagagagaaaattagtTGGGTGTATATGTAGAAAAAAGTAGCCATTATGTAATCATTGGTACTTGTATACGTACGTACCATGCTTTGGAGTAGAAGGCTTGGATCTCTGAACACCAAGAGAGGCAAGATTGCAGTTGGCCCTCCTTCCATCTATCACTGGGGCAGCATCGACACAAGCTCTCATCGCTGCTTCCGATTCACGAAAGGTTACCTACACATATATACCATCATATGTATAAACATCATTAAGTCAGCTACCAGTACAAATTAACCAAGTTAAGATCacaattaattgaatataatcATGTATTTGTTTCATCAAGATCTAGCAGAAAACAATTAGGAAGCCATGAATATTGatttacaaaaaagaaaagaaaaaatgcatGTGATAACAAGATCGAAAtaaaagaattgaagaagagagaggatgaAAGGAAGAGGAGGATAGGATGTATATACGTACAAATCCGTAGCCCTTGGATCTGCCAGTGGCCTTGTCAGTGATGACAACAGCCTCCAAGATGTCACCAAACTGCTCAAAGTATTTCTTCATGGTCTCCTTCTGGGTCTCCCAAGCCAGTCCTCCAACAAACACCTTGGTGTACGTCGTGTCCCCAAACTGACCTGCCGCTCCTCCTCCCAAATTAGTTGCTGCTATTGTTGCCGTTGGTGCTGCTACTGCCGGGCTCATCTTTTCGATCTTTTAATCCCTTGCTAGCTAGTTGTAGAATTGAGCCGATCTATCGCTTCTCCGCTCGCTCGCTACCACTAGTTGTATCTTAGCCGCCTCCTCCGAACCAAAGTCAGTATGTATATGTCGATCGATCTTCTACTGATTAATATATGAGCGAGCGAGCCTAGATCTAGGTGGCGGTGTGTGCAAGTGTATTAGaacaagaaagaagaagaagaagccccACCAAACTTAGGGAGGGATCTTGTATGAGATTTAGATGGAGTAGATGAGagaaaaggagaaagagagagagagagagggagggaggagaCAATTAGGTCAGAGAGAAATAATAGGGAGTAGGGGgaaggaagagaaagcaaaagcAGGAATTGgagaaaaaaggaaaggaaagggcCTCTCATAATACGGACATGAATTATATAGACAAAGCAGCCCCCACCTGCTCAAATTATTGTGGCGCAAGACACCCTTCACTGACGCGCCACATTTACCCTCGTGTTTTGCACGTACACTCCATTGATTCATTATTATAAATGGGAGAGTCGCCCACGCGTAATGATGAGAGTCAGAATGGCTTCTGTTTGTATTATTATGTCCCTCACCGTTGTCTTTTTGATTATTTTAAGAGGGAGATGGATGCAGAGTGACTGTTTAGCCCTAAAATGCTGCTGCAAATGACGAAACTTACCAGAAGCAACTGCCTCGAAAGCCAGTGGCAGAAACGGAACGGGAAACTTAACCACTTGGAGTTGGAGGGAAATAAGGCGGGAATTTAGTCAAAGCTCAGCCGTCCCGTCCCGTCCAGTCCAGTCCAAATAGAAGCTGCATGCGGCTGCACCTGTGCCTGCTTTGCAGAATCGATCAGGCTGCTTCTCTGCCTCTTTATTCTTTCTATGCACTCATTAGTatttatatacacacacacacacacacaccaataACACATGTTAGACGTCTAACCTcttattcaccaaaaaaaaaaaaaaagacgtcTAACCTCTTTAATTTAATCCTTCTTCAAAAGTATAATTACTGTAAAGTTTAGCCACGTACATAGTTAATTACTTGTTAGTTTTTGACATCAGCACATGTTACGGTCTTCCTCCAAGATATATTTTCAAGACCAACTTGGATGGTTAAATACAAGTTGATCGAAAACTATATGTAATGATCATTAACAACAAGTATTCTTATATAATTTGATCACGTCGGAGTCGGATAAGATGGATGCTTAATGAATTAAATTAAAACTAACTAGCAGCTGCATGCTAGTAGTTAGGCATAATATCACTATCAAGCTGATTGACCCCTGCTCATCTACCTTACCACACATACGCTTTTCAATTCCTTATCCTCTAAAATCAGCAATGTATGCTGTATATACAttataatttttcttatggTTGTTGTGAGTGGCTATAAATAAATAGGGGTTGAATTGATTCCTGTTATGCATATAACTATAGATAGATAAACGTAGTGATGAAAATAGACATGTATGGTTGGGGGAGCAAAGGATCTAGCTAGGAGTCATTAGAATTCATTGAATTTTGGTGAACTGTGATCACATTAATTGATCATTCTGGATAGTGACGTGGGATGATGGTTAGACGGTAGCCGACGGACGCGGATATACGATAAATGGCCGGAAGAGAAGTAGAAGGACATGGCAGGTACGTAAGCAATAAGATATCGCTGAGAATAATGTGAGCAAGGAATGGAGGAGTGCGCTAGCTGGTGAATAGGGTACGTACGTAGAGGTAGCTAGAGATGAGTGGTATATGGAGGAAAAGGAACAAGTATTATCTGGCCAGTGCCAGCCATGCTAGGCTGGCAATTGCAGGCCTGCAACTGGGGCAGCTGTCTTCCATTCCAATTTGCTTTGACCAAACAAAGTCATTTCATTCCATTCATTCGATCTTTTTCCTAACTCCCATTTTTTGATGCATGCCATCTGGCTGCCAGGCCtttgggtttttctttttcatttgatATGGTATCTATGTATCGGAGGCAGAGTAAGCGATCTGATCTGACCATTTAGTGTAACTTAAGTCACGCTAAATATGTTTTTATATGAAGTTGAAAGTATTTCGATTCGATTAGTTAATTTTTCGGTCAGAAGAGATGGTTACAATGTAAACAATTTCCTACTCAAAAAGTACCGTTGAATAGTCTCCGACTCCAGAGTACCATTGAATAGTGACACCAGTGATTGTGGTGCGGTGCGGACAGCGTTACCAACTCACGACACATGCCTGTAGCAGCTCTCAGGCACGGCTTTACTTTTCAGAGATCCCACATTCCCACCTATAAGGCTACATACATACAACCACCACACACCCCCTTCCAGCTCACCAAACACTTGTGTGGGGTCTACTTCTAGTCCCTTTCCCTTCCCTTCCCTTCCCTTCCCTTCCTGTGCGCTGTGGTGGCACCCTTGTGCCGCCCCCTAGTAGGCTGCCATGGCTGGCTTAGGCCCCCGCCCCAATGTGGATAGAATTGACTGACATGTTAAGGAAAAATGATAACGGTCGTCGTCGTCGACACCGTCATCATCAACCAGTGCTGATGATGGCTGGTTCTTAGTAGCTCTGGAACGTGTTCTCTTTCGCCCAATAGCTTGTTTGGGCCTTCGTCTCCTGCCTTCGGATGCTGACTATTGGGCCTGCCTTTTGATTTAGGTAGCCTCCTACCACAAATAGCACGCCAAGCTTGAGCATTACGGCCATTACCTACCCTAGCTTCTGCTATGTGTATTTCAGTCACCTGAAGGCCTTCAAAGACGAGACAATACCTCTTATTCAGTAGCATATTGATCACTTGCTGCAGACTAGATTCATCGTTAtagaagaaagaagataaaTCAATTGCTGAGTTAAGTCTCAAGAAATCCAGCTGCATTGCACAAAACTCCTGCATCTCATAATGCTGGAGGCACAGTACAGCAAACTCGGGTAAACAGCAGCTTCTCTCGCATTTGGATGCCCATCATGAATCACACAGTTACCTTCTTTTCACAAAGTCTATGAAATACAGACAAAATTCTAACTTATAAGGCTGCACTACTAGCAGAAGATCTCAAACAAATCCAGGCAGAAAATTTGATGCTATATACTTTACCACATTTTGGTACTTTTACATAGAAGGATCCGTAATTTAAAAGTGGATAGAAGATTATATTTGTTACATGTATAGctagaacttaaacataaaccCAAAATACAACAATTTCACCGGAAACTACTCTGACATGATTGCTTGCTTACATGGATGAAGGCTTGAATGGCAGTTATATACAACACCAGAGTTCCATTTCAAGAAACCAGGTCGCATCAGTTTAAAATATACCCTCAACAACAAAAGGTAATAAGCCATAAGCATCATCCATCCACCAAAAAACTGCAAAGATGCCCATAATCTTCAAAGCACAAGCACTATGTCTCACTAAGACAAATCTTCATGGTAAAGATGAAGACCAAGCCCAAAGCGCGCACAAGCTCGACGAAATGCCATTGCTTCAGCCTTCTGTACTGGATCCCCATAACTTGTGTCATCTACCGAAGCAGTCCCTATAGACTCCCTAAAAATCTGGTAGAAACAGGAAACAAACAGTGCCAAAGTGTCAGATCCTTCCTTTAAAGGAGCATCAACCAAATCTTCCGCAAACTTTTTAATTCATTGAACTGGGGACCCTTCTGACTTCAACTACTAGAACAAAGTTGATATATATCCCAGGGACTGTTTGATACCACTTTTATTATTCGTTTTGGGTTCTTATTTTGCAGGTATAGATGTATGTAGAATTATATGGAGAGGAGGGAGGAGGGAAAAGAAAGCATAGTGATAGAATGGCACATAAAATGGAAAGTAAACAATTTATATAGTTTTTGTTCTATAGATCATTATATTGTCCTTATATCTCTCTTCCTTTTTTCAACTCCTTTCTCCTATCTTAAAGTTAAATGAAAACTAAAACCAAAGGATTTTGGGTTACTAAACAGGTCCCTCAGTGTTTTCTTAATCAATCTTAAGGATAACAACGGAATGTCAACAACTTTGACCATAATATCTTACATCAAAAATAGACAATAATTGTTCTAACAGCAAGATATTTATGCTTTCtaatgatgaaaaatatcagtgAAAATGGTACCAAAGGGGCATAATCACAGAAGGAATTAACATGCATACCATTTATTCATCTGTATATAGGACATTTCATTTGTAAAGTACAAAATACATGTGTTGCTTTTTGATGAACAACAAAATCAGAGAATAAGCTACAACTGAATATGCTTTCTGATGAAGAACACAACACTACCACTATGCTACCAAAAAGGGTTTTTTTAAATACAACTGAATTGTAAATTCACTCGAAAATAGTTCATGGAGACCAGACTCCTGAGTACTTACAGCTCAATACAGTAATCACAAAAGCAAGTGATGTGATTTTTATTCATTCATTTCTAGCTAGCACGTAGGGAGATGCATATGCGAATACCGTAGATTACTAAATATATGTATTGGAATATTCTAATTCTTTAGACAATGTAAATGACAAGTTCCATCAACATCAGAACAAAAAGATTAAGAGGAAGAAAATAAACGAAAGGATACATACCTCAGCATCAGTTCCATAGAGCGTGACACGATAAACAACAGAAACAGACTTGGCATCAGCAGAGTATGTGATGCTTCGGACCTCACCAGACCACTCTACGAAAATAAGGAATTTacgataaaaaaaagaagaagaagcaagattGGGGGTAATCACATTGGAAAACTGGAATGTGAAAGTACAATAAAACATTACCTGGAGCATGCAAGTTCATAATTCGATTAACAACGTGCCTGTAATGTAATTACCACACCAAAATCACTGAATCGGAGACCTATTTTGGTGGTTTACttacgaagaaaaaaaataaaaataaaaaattgaaatgaaatgaaTGAACGTAATAATACCAGGGGATGTATTTGGATGTAAACCCATTTTCATGGCGGGATTTGACGAGGGCATCAGGGACTTTCTTGTTGATTTGCTTGAGGATTTCAGAGAGGGGTCTGCTGATTCCGGAGCTCACAGCGAAATCTTCTACATCTTCATCTGCTTCCACTTCAACCTGTTTCTCCCTCCTCCCTTGCGCACAAGACGAAGAGGCCAACTTGGCATAGGAACGGCGCCACGCTGAACTTTGAAACGAAGCAGCTACACGCAGCAACCTCAATAAACAAGGATGCGCCATTTCACTTGACAAAACCCAAGCCGCAGAACCCTTTCCGACTCTCGAGTCTTCACCGCGCTCAATAGAACTTGATTTTCTTTTGAACCGTCAATTTTCCTAAATTCCAATTTTATTCGTTATGAATTGCCGAAAATTTTATGGGATACTTTACCGTACTtgacattattattattattattattattattttaggAGAATGGATTATGTTATAGTGATCGAAAGATCATAACAACTGTATAAGGTCAATTTAGAGGAACCGAAAAGCCCCCATTACATTCACTGCTCAAGTAGTGCACTGACTACACATATGAAATGACTCTAGCCTTGAGTCCTTAGACTACTACGCCTTAATCAAAATGAAGCAACAAAGTTCAACCAATAAATCAGTATCCGCCACTACTACGCCACTCAGCCTTTAGCCACCAGATGCTAACCACTAGTCAACGCTGTCCAAAGCCCGAGAGAACCGTCGCACACCGTCACCTACGAAGCCCAACACCTGATCCCCAAAACTGCACCGCAACCCAGACGAAAGTCGGCAAGTGCCACTAAAACCTGAATTTGGGAGGAGCCAGCTCACCTGACGAATCAATCGACCCTCCACCTAGAAATAATGTGATCGGAGCAGTCGATCGCTCTGCCTGGCCAGAACTGCCTCGGCTGACCCTGTCCACGGGAAACATATCCCCGACCAAGTCAAAGCAAGCATCTCCATCGGGAACAGAAAACCGCCCCCGTAAAAATCCCTCGTTCGACAGCACACCACACAACCAACAAGGCCAGCTGGCcagtgtgagccccggaaaaatgtgTCGAGCTTAATGGAGATCATACGTGAAATTATTCAACGATCTCGATAAATGTCAAGTTGCTCaaggaaattttcagaaattttcataaagtgaaaacctcaatttgaGGGTTGGAtgataaagtacacgacacgacgagtccgtggaaattttcggagaattatTTGGATCACTGGGCTATTTATCATGGTTTTCCGAACTTTTGGGATTTTAGGAAATTAATTCCAGAAAAAGAAACACGTGGCGCGATCCTAGCCATCTACCTTTTCCACCGCTTGATCCCAGCTTTCCTTCATTAATTGGACACATGTATATAAGTTGTGAACGGTGGGAAGACACAGGAaaattcgagagagagagagagagagagagagagagagctctgtGCTCTCTGACCCGACGCGACCCGGGAACCCGCAGCAGGATCCGACCAGCGCTActccgtccggccacctcacgACGGCGTGCGGCCACCAGCAGCTTCATCTCGGTGTCGCCTACGTTCCTGTGGTTCCAGATCATACATGCAGCGACTGGGAATGAAGAATCGGCGATCTAAAGCTTGAAGAACCTCCGGCGTGTTCTGCAGTTCCCAGCGACTCCGGCCACCGTTTGGGCCGCCTGTGGTATGAAACCTCACCTCCTCGTCATGTTCTACACCCCAGCATACTTAGTTTTTCAATTCGATCAAGTTTTGACAATTTTGTTTCTGGGTTCCTCTCGGTTTCGACGCTGTCACCGACGCCGGTGACTCCTGCGGCACCTCTCGCCTTGGCTTCCGTCTTACCTGCATGTGTGGATGCATATTTCAGAAGCTGTGAATGGGTGGAAGTCGATTTGGCAGTATGTTTATAGCCGGGTTCTAGGAAAGAGTTGAATTAGAAGCTTGGGTTCTCACCTGCAAGTCGCACTGCTGAAGGTAAAATTCGAGGTTCTGGACGGAATTGTTCTTGTTTTATATTTGGATTGAGAAATTGGTTCGAGCTATGTTGAATGAAATTGATTGTTATGTTGGCACTCTAAACATAGATTCAAACTTGTTTATCTGGTGTGGTGAGATTATCAAAGCATTAGTATTTTGATGGAAAGCATTTACTGATGCATAGCCTGGTATTCATTGATTCATTGGAAATTGGACATGTTTGACGcggaaaccagttggcttgcaaactgtctcttttgagcgtgtgcgcaggcgtgccagcaccgtggggtgcagtcgtcggggtagtcccttgacctgacttcttcttcaagcgtttgtggacgaggagagcaccaacctcgccacaaggttcttctctagccttccgggaaaggactttCTACCTTAcagataaggactttgggtgtgatctcttcgcgtcaccgaatcgatacttagtattgtagactaagcagagcaatcactgggaagtttggagaaagcacgggttgcgctaaagcgtgactttagcttcgctgggttgcgagggcgttacccttgcttagctggtagtaacggtggcggttgcgctcgcagtcggctcctggggagactgggactggaagtacggtcgccgggttgatctggtgatgctgacagtcggctcttggagagactaggactggcgggcggtcaccgggtttcaacgaggttgaaggtttgctccggggaggctttgtaatctctaggattgattgatttgagagagatctttattcgtccttgaaacctggtatatatacctagggtttcgactgttccttgtcatagaagggatattgattgaagtttcctattcaatccccgctacccgactccaataaggtttcgttttcctcatggatcacggaatgggtgaagctgtaacccaaacctgagtaggcttatttttgggccgcaggtatcggcccgctgtgctaaatccactaaaggatcttgccaaaattacttttgggctcaaacaggaCATATAGTGGATATAAAATTGTTTGAGTTGGCTTGGAAAATCCAGAGTTGTATGCACGGGGTGTGTGTGTAAAGATGACAGAGAATTGGTTTAAGTACTTGTCTAAATGGCATTGTGCATAAACTAATTGGATGGGTATAATTGTTTGTACGGAGAAGTTAATTAACTTAGTTTGAAGTGAAAGTAAACTAagtgggtgtccatagtaaactTGATGGGACTACCATGTGGTGTGATATTTAAGGAACTTGGAAATAATTGTTAAAGGCATGGAAATTGGCCGATAGTCCAATTTCAAGTAAAGTGTTGATGATTCGGGATTATTCGTGGATGTGGTCGTGATTGGTCAAATTTGGTCAAAGTTTCGTCGATgtggtcaatcctggtcaaaccaggaaaaaaTTGGTTGGACGATTTGTTAATCGTCGTTATTTCAATTATTAGTTCAGTGAGATATTAACggtcgaaatgtcggaatctaggactccagttacccgaggaacagaaggttcgcgactctcggagtacgtaagagaaagcatcggaatccaagtagggattcaggactctcctcggttagtgattttcttatattgttattaaatgatgcatgttagttggtatggtttggtcatgttcaaatgcaatgcatgcTAAACAAaccatgtgagaaatgtgatggcttgaaagcgaagggtggctctgacttccttgggttcgatccccaaaacctctgaagggttagttacaccggtcggacggtgagcgatcgcaatgacaatccgatccgtgtgtgtagctaggtagcggacgctctcgctacgcttacctggtgataaattaaattgaggtaaggtcgtgtagtgggtctataggaccggccatcaggtaaaatttg is a genomic window containing:
- the LOC133736141 gene encoding uncharacterized protein LOC133736141 isoform X2, giving the protein MSPAVAAPTATIAATNLGGGAAGQFGDTTYTKVFVGGLAWETQKETMKKYFEQFGDILEAVVITDKATGRSKGYGFVTFRESEAAMRACVDAAPVIDGRRANCNLASLGVQRSKPSTPKHGGGGGGRNFRVMAGSIFQAAGGVGVGVGSGFAAASAATAFPAHHHYAAIQQGIPAAAAAAYNLYATAGYSPYSTDYTYPTNYYGLYGGGATSQYPVYGTGGMLTGGAAAAAFYPYLQYGEAANGGAAAYTTSGAQNVGYGGIQYPHHHHNLYQYSAAGLGGYQHYAPSMSLAPSPALQSPVCFAVPQA
- the LOC133736141 gene encoding uncharacterized protein LOC133736141 isoform X1, translated to MSPAVAAPTATIAATNLGGGAAGQFGDTTYTKVFVGGLAWETQKETMKKYFEQFGDILEAVVITDKATGRSKGYGFVTFRESEAAMRACVDAAPVIDGRRANCNLASLGVQRSKPSTPKHGGGGGGRNFRVMAGSIFQAAGGVGVGVGSGFAAASAATAFPAHHHYAAIQQGIPAAAAAAYNLYATAGYSPYSTDYTYPTNYYGLYGGGATSQYPVYGTGGMLTGGAAAAAFYPYLQYGEAANGGAAAYTTSGAQNVGYGGIQYPHHHHNLYQYSAAGLGGYQHYAPSMSLAPSPALQSPGVNMALPAAPLIPIPAHR
- the LOC133738871 gene encoding DNA repair RAD52-like protein 1, mitochondrial: MAHPCLLRLLRVAASFQSSAWRRSYAKLASSSCAQGRREKQVEVEADEDVEDFAVSSGISRPLSEILKQINKKVPDALVKSRHENGFTSKYIPWHVVNRIMNLHAPEWSGEVRSITYSADAKSVSVVYRVTLYGTDAEIFRESIGTASVDDTSYGDPVQKAEAMAFRRACARFGLGLHLYHEDLS